A portion of the uncultured Fretibacterium sp. genome contains these proteins:
- a CDS encoding ABC transporter permease, producing MFWRMIRRTIVRQKSKMLMIAFTVTLGVSLSTAMMNVMLGIGDKVNRELKVYGANIVVRHKEAALMNDLYGLSEGEGVTDKFLHEEDVLKVKTIFWGFNIVDFAPFLEGSVRVDGVGPGGAEVPLVGSWVRKHAVLPTGETLDTGLRPLRNWWQIDLKGEWLGEEDDGFVMVGSLLAGRNDVSLGDTLTLRHGDRTRQVVVKGIYTDGGTGDEQIVGTLRMVQELLGLPEKISRMEVSAITTPDNELARRAAQDPQSLNPTDYETWYCTAYVSAICHQIQEVVRDGVAKPVRQVAESEGTILNKTTFLMTLITILSAIGSALAISNLITASVIERSQELGLLKALGALNAQIILFVLTEVMLIGFAGGVVGYFLGIGFAQVIGRTVFGSGIEIAQMVIPIVSAILFFVVLFGSVPAIRYLLKLKPTEVLHGK from the coding sequence GTGTTCTGGAGAATGATACGGCGGACGATCGTCCGCCAGAAGAGCAAGATGCTGATGATCGCCTTCACCGTCACCCTGGGCGTCTCCCTGTCCACGGCCATGATGAACGTCATGCTGGGGATCGGGGACAAGGTGAACCGCGAGCTCAAGGTGTACGGCGCCAACATCGTCGTGCGTCACAAGGAGGCCGCCCTCATGAACGACCTCTACGGGCTCAGCGAGGGAGAGGGCGTCACCGACAAGTTCCTCCATGAGGAGGATGTGCTGAAGGTCAAGACGATCTTCTGGGGCTTCAACATCGTCGATTTCGCCCCCTTCCTGGAGGGGAGCGTGCGCGTGGACGGGGTTGGCCCGGGGGGGGCGGAGGTCCCGCTCGTCGGGAGCTGGGTCAGGAAACACGCCGTCCTGCCCACGGGCGAGACGCTGGATACGGGGCTGAGGCCCCTGAGGAACTGGTGGCAGATCGACCTGAAGGGAGAATGGCTTGGTGAGGAGGACGACGGATTCGTGATGGTGGGGAGCCTTTTGGCTGGCCGGAACGACGTCTCGCTGGGGGACACCCTGACGCTGCGCCACGGGGACCGGACCCGGCAGGTCGTCGTCAAGGGGATCTACACCGACGGCGGGACCGGGGACGAGCAGATCGTGGGGACCCTGAGGATGGTCCAGGAGCTTTTGGGGCTCCCGGAGAAGATCTCCCGGATGGAGGTCTCCGCCATCACCACGCCGGACAACGAGCTGGCGAGGCGGGCGGCCCAGGACCCGCAGAGCCTGAACCCCACGGACTACGAAACCTGGTACTGCACGGCCTATGTCAGCGCCATCTGCCATCAGATTCAGGAGGTCGTGCGGGATGGGGTCGCCAAGCCGGTCCGGCAGGTCGCGGAGTCCGAGGGGACGATCCTGAACAAGACCACCTTCCTGATGACCCTGATCACCATCCTCAGCGCCATCGGTTCGGCCCTCGCGATATCGAACCTCATCACCGCGAGCGTCATCGAGAGGAGCCAGGAGCTGGGGCTGTTGAAGGCGCTCGGAGCGCTCAACGCCCAGATCATCCTGTTCGTCCTGACCGAGGTGATGCTTATAGGGTTTGCGGGGGGCGTCGTCGGTTACTTTTTGGGCATCGGCTTCGCCCAGGTCATTGGAAGAACGGTATTCGGATCCGGCATCGAGATCGCGCAGATGGTGATCCCCATCGTCTCGGCCATCCTTTTCTTCGTCGTCCTGTTCGGCAGCGTCCCCGCCATCCGATATCTGCTGAAGCTGAAGCCTACGGAGGTCCTGCATGGCAAGTAA
- a CDS encoding FtsX-like permease family protein, translating to MASKATSRERMYLKMVVSSLVRRSSRLIVAVLAIAIGATTLSGLVTIYYDIPRQLGREFRSYGANLVLLPRGDTKILRGDLEAVRRIIGGDRIVGMAPYRYQTVKINEQPYIIAGTDLDEARKNSPFWYVEGEWGTKDRPDQVMVGKEIARTLDLSLGDDFVVKGVKYGQSAVASKQTFSAEENVKKDVGTQYFSRKLYVRGIITTGGAEEGFIFTDADMLDELIGDTFRSDVVECSVMADAAGLGTLSSVIEAELPNVQPRAVRRLTQSQDIVLGKLQALVYLVTIVVLLITMISVYTTMMAMVAERKREIGLKKALGAENGLIMGEFLGEGVLLGFIGGALGVLLGFEFAQQVSLSVFGRAIHFQWLLIPITIAVFIAITILASILPVRKVMDIHPAIVLRGE from the coding sequence ATGGCAAGTAAAGCGACAAGCCGAGAGCGCATGTATCTGAAGATGGTGGTCAGCTCCCTCGTCCGAAGGAGCTCCCGCCTGATCGTCGCCGTCCTGGCCATCGCCATCGGGGCCACGACCCTGTCGGGGCTGGTCACGATCTACTACGACATTCCACGGCAGCTGGGACGGGAGTTCCGCTCCTACGGGGCCAACCTGGTCCTGCTCCCCAGGGGGGACACGAAGATCCTCCGCGGGGATCTGGAGGCGGTCCGGCGCATCATCGGCGGGGACCGGATCGTGGGCATGGCCCCCTACCGCTACCAGACCGTCAAGATCAACGAGCAGCCCTACATCATCGCGGGGACAGACCTGGACGAGGCCCGGAAGAACAGCCCCTTCTGGTACGTGGAGGGCGAATGGGGGACGAAGGACAGGCCCGATCAGGTGATGGTGGGCAAGGAGATCGCCAGGACGCTGGACCTTTCCCTGGGCGACGATTTCGTCGTCAAGGGCGTGAAGTACGGGCAGAGCGCCGTCGCGTCCAAACAGACCTTCAGCGCCGAGGAAAACGTCAAGAAGGACGTCGGCACGCAGTACTTCAGCAGGAAGCTCTACGTCCGGGGCATCATCACCACCGGAGGTGCCGAGGAGGGATTCATCTTCACGGATGCCGACATGCTGGACGAGCTGATCGGCGACACGTTCCGCAGCGACGTCGTGGAGTGCAGCGTCATGGCCGACGCCGCGGGGCTGGGGACGCTCTCGTCCGTGATCGAGGCCGAGCTTCCGAACGTGCAGCCGCGGGCGGTCCGGCGCCTGACGCAGTCTCAGGACATCGTGCTGGGCAAGCTACAGGCCCTGGTCTATCTGGTGACGATCGTGGTGCTGCTCATCACCATGATCTCGGTCTACACCACCATGATGGCGATGGTCGCGGAGCGGAAGCGGGAGATAGGCCTCAAGAAGGCGCTGGGGGCCGAGAACGGGCTCATCATGGGTGAGTTTCTGGGGGAGGGGGTTCTGCTGGGATTCATCGGGGGGGCCCTTGGGGTTCTCCTGGGGTTCGAGTTCGCGCAGCAGGTCAGCCTGAGCGTCTTCGGCAGGGCCATACACTTTCAATGGCTCCTCATTCCCATCACCATCGCGGTCTTCATCGCCATCACCATCCTCGCTTCGATCCTGCCCGTCCGCAAGGTGATGGACATTCATCCGGCCATCGTGCTCAGGGGGGAATAA